In a single window of the Luteolibacter arcticus genome:
- a CDS encoding phosphatase PAP2 family protein: protein MAALSPAGPPPMTMASSVGVSFFMWRTMGQVARSTSKDMKGRQVAAGGACMGQLSSVGLKGGREMPVAIHRHGIMEVGMNRFLQVLGRWRQEPLIPAVLLLIAGGLWIFLEIADEIGEGESHHIDEAILLAMREPGDLSNPIGSGRLEEMGRDLTALGGFTILTGLTLVSIGIALFLKRPRIAALIAIAITSGSFLSTLLKRGFDRPRPDLVPHGTVVTNASFPSGHSMMAAVVYLTLGILLARTQTSRPLRIYLIAVSVIVTVLVGVSRVYLGVHWPTDVLAGWTVGAAWALLFGLIALRIDKR from the coding sequence ATGGCCGCACTCAGCCCGGCGGGGCCACCCCCGATGACGATGGCATCGAGTGTGGGTGTTTCGTTCTTCATGTGGCGGACCATGGGTCAGGTTGCGCGATCTACCAGCAAGGATATGAAAGGACGCCAGGTGGCTGCCGGTGGCGCGTGCATGGGGCAGCTTTCATCGGTTGGTTTGAAAGGCGGCAGGGAGATGCCTGTTGCAATTCACCGGCACGGGATAATGGAAGTGGGGATGAATCGATTTCTCCAAGTTCTCGGCCGCTGGAGGCAGGAACCATTGATCCCGGCAGTCCTGTTGTTGATAGCGGGTGGCCTTTGGATATTCCTTGAGATCGCGGATGAGATCGGGGAGGGAGAATCCCATCATATTGACGAGGCGATTCTCCTGGCCATGCGGGAGCCGGGTGACCTTTCCAATCCCATTGGCTCCGGGCGGCTGGAGGAGATGGGGCGTGATCTCACCGCGCTGGGAGGATTCACGATTCTCACTGGCCTCACGCTGGTCTCGATCGGGATAGCGCTGTTCTTGAAAAGGCCGCGGATTGCCGCGCTCATCGCGATCGCCATCACCAGTGGGTCCTTCCTTAGCACCCTGCTCAAGCGTGGATTCGACCGGCCGCGGCCGGACCTCGTCCCACACGGCACGGTGGTAACCAACGCGAGCTTCCCCAGTGGACACTCGATGATGGCGGCGGTGGTCTATCTCACACTGGGAATCCTTTTGGCACGCACCCAGACCAGCCGGCCGCTGCGAATCTACCTGATCGCAGTCTCGGTGATTGTTACCGTGCTGGTGGGAGTCAGCAGGGTGTATCTAGGCGTACACTGGCCAACCGACGTGCTGGCTGGGTGGACGGTCGGTGCGGCGTGGGCGCTGCTATTCGGCCTGATCGCCCTCCGCATCGACAAACGTTAG
- a CDS encoding NAD(P)/FAD-dependent oxidoreductase, protein MLLGRCRRRVALFDEGRPRNEMSSRVNCFLGIPASSPVEILQTGRGQVAAYPNVSMFKDGIEQLEQSNGIFRVVSKGGGHFHCRAMVIATGLIDSLPDIPGMAECYGKSVFPCPYCDGWENADGQLAVIGSGKPAADLAAELLLWSDSVALFVTGQALDDGLRKRLQSLGVTVHASPVLKLRNDSGKVSALELGDGTVIGCTAIFLVATQIQHHDFLDRMGCNLTDGGQAECDDAGRTPMPGLFVAGNASSGLQLAMIAAADGLKCAVAANEWLLQQDQP, encoded by the coding sequence ATGCTGCTAGGGCGATGCAGGCGGAGAGTGGCGCTTTTCGACGAAGGCCGGCCCCGGAACGAAATGTCGTCGCGGGTGAATTGCTTTCTGGGGATCCCAGCCAGCTCACCCGTTGAGATTCTCCAAACGGGTCGCGGGCAGGTGGCAGCCTACCCCAACGTTTCCATGTTCAAGGACGGCATCGAACAGCTCGAGCAGTCGAACGGGATCTTCCGTGTGGTCTCGAAAGGAGGCGGGCATTTCCACTGCCGGGCCATGGTGATCGCCACCGGCTTGATCGACAGTCTTCCCGACATCCCCGGCATGGCGGAGTGCTACGGGAAGAGCGTCTTCCCCTGTCCCTACTGCGACGGCTGGGAAAATGCCGATGGGCAACTCGCCGTCATCGGATCGGGCAAGCCTGCTGCGGACCTCGCGGCGGAACTCCTCCTGTGGAGCGACTCCGTCGCGCTGTTTGTCACAGGGCAAGCGCTCGATGATGGACTTCGAAAGCGGTTGCAAAGCCTGGGCGTCACCGTCCACGCGAGCCCGGTACTCAAGTTACGCAACGACTCGGGGAAGGTTTCGGCCCTTGAACTGGGAGACGGCACCGTGATCGGGTGCACGGCCATCTTCCTCGTCGCTACCCAGATCCAACATCACGATTTTCTGGACCGGATGGGATGCAACCTGACGGACGGCGGCCAAGCCGAATGCGACGATGCGGGAAGAACCCCCATGCCCGGACTCTTTGTGGCCGGGAATGCCAGCAGTGGGCTTCAACTGGCCATGATTGCTGCCGCCGACGGACTGAAATGCGCGGTGGCCGCAAACGAGTGGCTGCTCCAACAAGATCAGCCCTAA
- a CDS encoding cation:proton antiporter, whose product MSLLARFPFPPEASAAQLPLLYALVGMAMFAAAFLPRLLWRLPLSMPIILVTFGYAVFALPLGLPRPDPQVQGYATEKLCEAVVIVSLMGAGLKIDRPFQWRAWNGTWRLLGITMPLTIAATALAGWGLAGLAPAAALLLGAVIAPTDPVLASEIQVGPPQRGSHDVEVHGNNAPAEKEEDEFRFILTSEAGLNDAMAFPFVHAALALAISAAWGDWVVDWALGDVVYRLVVGGLSGALLGNILGRLILSIPARSRTATAMVGPGALAATLMIYGVTEALAGYGFLAVFVGALAIRNQRREHRFHEALHSFSEMAERVLTAIVLFAFGGAIAGGLLAPLDASLVIAAVLTVILIRPLAGMIGLAGFTEASGRERWAISFFGVRGIGSLYYLAYALGRHDFADAGRLWAFTALVVLMSIVLHGILATPIVRRLDRHRSEGPSAG is encoded by the coding sequence ATGTCCCTACTCGCACGATTCCCCTTTCCACCGGAGGCCTCAGCCGCGCAGCTCCCTCTGCTGTATGCCTTGGTGGGGATGGCAATGTTCGCGGCCGCCTTCTTGCCACGGCTGCTGTGGCGCTTGCCGCTGTCGATGCCGATCATCCTGGTCACTTTCGGTTATGCCGTCTTCGCATTGCCTCTAGGCCTCCCACGGCCGGATCCTCAGGTGCAGGGCTACGCGACCGAAAAGCTGTGCGAAGCGGTGGTCATCGTCTCGCTGATGGGTGCCGGCCTGAAGATCGACAGGCCTTTCCAATGGAGGGCATGGAACGGCACATGGCGGCTGCTGGGGATCACCATGCCCCTGACCATCGCGGCGACCGCGCTGGCAGGCTGGGGGCTGGCCGGTCTGGCTCCTGCGGCGGCACTGCTGTTAGGCGCAGTCATCGCCCCCACCGATCCGGTGCTGGCGTCGGAGATCCAGGTGGGTCCGCCGCAGCGTGGCTCCCACGATGTGGAAGTCCACGGCAACAACGCCCCCGCCGAGAAGGAGGAAGACGAGTTCCGCTTCATCCTCACGTCGGAGGCCGGCCTCAATGACGCGATGGCGTTTCCTTTCGTCCATGCAGCTCTGGCGCTTGCGATCTCCGCCGCCTGGGGTGACTGGGTGGTGGACTGGGCGCTGGGCGATGTGGTCTATCGCCTCGTAGTGGGCGGTCTGAGCGGAGCACTGCTCGGCAACATCCTCGGACGTCTCATCCTCTCCATCCCAGCCCGTAGCCGCACGGCCACTGCCATGGTGGGCCCCGGGGCGCTGGCGGCCACGCTCATGATCTACGGGGTCACCGAGGCCCTCGCAGGCTACGGCTTCCTCGCCGTCTTCGTGGGAGCGCTGGCAATACGCAATCAACGCCGCGAACATCGCTTTCACGAGGCGCTCCACTCCTTTTCCGAAATGGCGGAGCGGGTCCTGACCGCGATCGTCCTGTTCGCATTCGGAGGTGCGATCGCCGGCGGGTTGCTTGCACCGCTGGACGCATCGCTGGTGATCGCTGCCGTCTTGACAGTGATTCTCATCCGCCCGCTGGCGGGAATGATCGGGCTGGCGGGATTCACTGAGGCCAGCGGCAGGGAAAGATGGGCGATCAGCTTCTTCGGCGTGCGGGGAATCGGCTCGCTCTACTATTTGGCCTACGCCTTGGGCCGACACGACTTCGCGGACGCCGGGCGGCTTTGGGCGTTCACGGCGCTGGTCGTGCTAATGTCCATCGTGCTGCACGGTATCCTCGCCACGCCGATCGTGCGCCGCCTGGATCGTCACCGGTCGGAAGGACCATCCGCAGGTTGA
- a CDS encoding YihY/virulence factor BrkB family protein has translation MQRQRPTIWQMLRQTGDEFIEDGALSLSAALAYYSIFSIAPLLVIAVAIAGTLVDANTVNEELGSFLKQSLGPGAFAVEEMVQSARRPATNAWVSLGGVAMLLFGASGVFGQLQEALNTVWGVKRRDGRGIRGFIKDRFLSFAMVLGTGFLLLVSMLLTASLEGAAKYAASAFDTAPAIVAAMGTLVTFLVVWGLFAAIFKVLPDARIRWRDVVTGSLVTAALFVAGKFAISWYLGREATASAYGAAGSLALVLLWVYYSSIILLFGAEFTQVRANASGRTIQPDKDAVAVGPPVAKEE, from the coding sequence ATGCAACGGCAACGACCGACCATCTGGCAGATGCTTCGCCAAACCGGAGACGAGTTCATCGAGGACGGCGCTCTCAGCCTGAGCGCTGCACTTGCCTACTACTCGATCTTCTCCATCGCTCCCCTGCTGGTGATCGCGGTCGCGATTGCGGGGACACTGGTGGATGCCAATACGGTCAACGAGGAACTCGGCTCCTTTCTCAAACAATCGCTCGGTCCGGGTGCCTTCGCCGTGGAGGAGATGGTGCAGAGCGCCCGACGACCGGCCACCAATGCGTGGGTTTCGCTCGGAGGCGTCGCGATGCTGCTATTCGGAGCGAGTGGAGTCTTCGGCCAATTGCAGGAAGCGCTGAATACCGTATGGGGAGTGAAGCGTCGCGACGGCCGCGGAATCCGGGGATTCATCAAGGACCGCTTCCTGTCTTTCGCCATGGTCCTTGGCACCGGCTTCCTGCTGCTGGTCTCGATGCTCTTGACGGCATCGCTGGAAGGGGCGGCGAAATATGCGGCGAGCGCGTTTGATACAGCGCCCGCGATCGTGGCCGCGATGGGTACCCTCGTGACCTTCCTGGTCGTGTGGGGACTGTTTGCCGCGATCTTCAAGGTGCTGCCGGATGCGAGGATACGTTGGCGCGACGTGGTGACCGGCTCGCTGGTGACGGCCGCATTGTTCGTTGCCGGAAAGTTCGCCATCTCATGGTATTTGGGCCGCGAGGCCACTGCCTCGGCCTATGGAGCTGCCGGTTCCCTCGCGCTGGTGTTGCTGTGGGTTTATTACTCATCGATCATTCTGCTCTTCGGCGCGGAATTCACCCAGGTCCGCGCCAATGCTTCCGGACGGACCATTCAGCCGGACAAAGACGCCGTGGCAGTGGGACCACCCGTCGCGAAGGAAGAGTAA